The Sphaeramia orbicularis chromosome 16, fSphaOr1.1, whole genome shotgun sequence genome window below encodes:
- the tmem158 gene encoding transmembrane protein 158 has protein sequence MLNTSPTLLLALTAVAGLLQRCQGWSDEDLLLPPINSSNRFMANLEVDVRFSKRSVEESDASPDASSLQTLSQCNVSVQRLLPTSLVAHWDSSFGFQCDVIIYTTNNHGRAFFSASFNRAISPVVIEHLGVTGGQQELRLCVGCGLSRYRRFGQGRSRGQQTGDQVTFCCVDFSLDELKGDKSWRLNRKPIESTLVACFMTLVIIVWSVAALIWPVPIIAGFLPNGMEQRRPR, from the coding sequence ATGCTGAACACCTCTCCGACCCTGCTGCTGGCTCTGACCGCGGTGGCCGGACTTCTCCAGCGATGCCAAGGCTGGAGCGACGAGGATCTCCTCCTGCCGCCCATCAACTCCTCCAACAGGTTCATGGCCAACCTGGAGGTGGACGTGCGCTTCTCCAAGAGGTCCGTGGAGGAGAGCGACGCCTCGCCCGACGCGTCTTCCCTGCAGACTTTGTCCCAGTGCAACGTGAGCGTCCAGAGACTCTTACCCACGTCTCTGGTGGCGCACTGGGACAGCAGCTTCGGCTTCCAGTGTGATGTGATCATCTACACCACCAACAACCACGGAAGGGCTTTCTTCTCCGCGTCTTTCAACAGAGCCATCTCACCTGTCGTCATCGAACACCTGGGGGTCACCGGGGGTCAGCAGGAGTTGCGTCTGTGCGTGGGCTGTGGGCTGTCCAGGTACAGGAGGTTCGGTCAGGGCAGGTCCAGGGGCCAGCAGACCGGGGATCAGGTCACTTTCTGCTGCGTGGATTTCAGCCTGGATGAGCTGAAGGGGGACAAAAGTTGGAGGCTGAACAGAAAACCTATCGAGTCGACACTTGTGGCTTGTTTCATGACTTTGGTGATCATTGTGTGGAGCGTTGCTGCTCTCATATGGCCAGTCCCGATTATTGCAGGATTTCTGCCCAATGGGATGGAGCAGAGAAGACCCAGATGA
- the cdcp1a gene encoding CUB domain-containing protein 1a: protein MSLTTNRGFPQIFLLTFVVFSVSGVEKLTITPDRGTTLTISRTSSECKVCTVTGRKRQCEASLVLRDSAPVSVELECSKRQEVFDVEIVRNIECTVKSCNGNIILTDSSSPPLLNFNRKFTWNLKATAPKSLKIDFTNTGLRQINPSQECPDKHAYTLKAFRTTESIDMGKYCRTGAITDVQILRQSSFSLEIPAGQKLQSGQFSVSVGDEIKTLARISLTLPQGGSGLELLTPNYPDSFPDDDVMDWHIKVPAKHQTSVQFLNLTQPRCLYKETAMEYHGVGRAAVVVMLNQNQPVQSQGTFSMMLRNCKMDRSRAGSPGLSFAIKLSATKTTSTDPCRVDLRKTPGLSLQIEKLKSASGCEMKQISAIKDNITVLPNSETQLSFQDCLPEDIQVTAMRVIECYKLKDCPKGNIQLSVPQLPSCLLASLTRVTWTFTFPQDGTVEFSSLTAGLRQSLPGQSCNDSIVVKLAEDDGTTIGNFCRQGAIQKVQIHTNMSVSLSCMKSGALKMLTKPLLYACIKNEISERYIFTVSPRKDTPLLLATPGWPLGMKSQSTASWIVNVPPKMDAHIMFPHLTQPKCSKRHTNIKVQALGSREEFYSRREDEEADNEITVSESFYLNMSNCMPERGDFSVFTKITLKKNQLLTIIVSVVAAVLAIFIIVLVAVCVVIRKKKKKLAHQVSIYNPNGTSFLPGYNPRPSDDDDSHVYASIEDSLVYTHLLRKGAEMGIYGEHDAYRSYPGHTDSQKPLVSKDSGPDGVEVSTYQQFQQQPPSLPNRPPSHLKPMVDNEIYQSEEEQGAGLGLRLDPEGGN from the exons ATGTCCTTAACAACAAACAGAGGCTTTCCACAGATTTTCCTTCTTACGTTTGTGGTCTTCAGTGTGTCAG GAGTTGAGAAGCTGACCATCACTCCAGACCGAGGCACCACTCTCACCATCAGCAGAACCAGCTCAGAGTGTAAAGTGTGCACCGTGACTGGACGCAAACGACAATGTGAAGCGTCTCTGGTATTAAGAGACAGCGCTCCTGTCTCTGTGGAGCTGGAATGCTCCAAACGTCAAGAGGTGTTTGACGTTGAAATTGTGCGAAATATTG AATGCACTGTAAAGTCATGCAACGGCAACATCATCCTGACTGACTCCAGCTCTCCTCCATTGCTGAATTTCAACCGCAAGTTCACCTGGAACCTGAAAGCTACAGCGCCTAAATCCTTAAAAATAGACTTTACCAACACAGGTCTGAGACAGATTAACCCGTCTCAGGAATGTCCGGACAAACATGCGTACACACTCAAAGCCTTTCGGACAACAGAGAGCATAGACATGGGGAAATACTGCAGGACGGGTGCTATCACTGATGTTCAGATACTCAGACAGAGCAGCTTTTCTCTGGAAATCCCTGCAGGTCAGAAGCTGCAGAGTGGACAGTTTAGTGTATCCGTCGGGGATGAAATCAAAA CTCTTGCCAGGATTTCACTCACATTACCACAAGGGGGGTCCGGCCTAGAGTTGCTCACCCCAAACTACCCAGACAGTTTTCCCGATGACGACGTAATGGATTGGCACATCAAGGTCCCGGCCAAACACCAAACATCCGTGCAGTTCCTTAATCTCACACAGCCGCGGTGTTTGTACAAGGAAACCGCGATGGAGTATCACGGCGTAGGACGAGCGGCAGTGGTGGTCATGCTGAACCAGAACCAGCCCGTCCAGAGTCAGGGCACGTTCAGTATGATGCTGAGGAACTGTAAGATGGACAGGAGCCGGGCCGGGTCTCCTGGACTGTCTTTTGCCATCAAACTGTCGGCTACGAAGACAACTTCAACAG ATCCCTGTAGAGTCGATTTGAGAAAAACACCGGGCCTGTCTCTTCAGATTGAGAAGCTGAAATCTGCATCCGGTTGTGAGATGAAGCAGATCTCAGCGATAAAAGATAACATCACAGTCCTACCTAACAGTGAAACACAGCTGTCTTTCCAGGACTGCCTCCCTGAAGACATACAAGTCACCGCCATGAGAGTCATAG AGTGTTATAAACTCAAAGACTGTCCAAAGGGTAACATCCAGCTGTCGGTGCCGCAGCTGCCTTCCTGCCTCCTGGCCTCTCTGACCAGAGTGACCTGGACCTTCACGTTTCCTCAGGATGGCACCGTTGAGTTCAGTTCTCTCACTGCGGGCCTCAGACAGTCTCTACCTGGACAGTCCTGCAATGACAGCATCGTTGTCAAACTGGCTGAGGATGATGGCACGACTATTGGAAACTTCTGCCGTCAGGGAGCCATACAGAAAGTCCAAATCCACACCAACATGTCCGTCAGCCTCTCTTGTATGAAGAGTGGAGCACTCAAGATGTTGACGAAGCCTCTGCTGTACGCCTGTATAAAAAACGAGATATCAG AAAGGTACATATTCACCGTATCTCCAAGGAAGGACACTCCTCTCTTGTTGGCGACTCCTGGTTGGCCTTTAGGAATGAAGTCTCAATCCACAGCATCATGGATCGTCAATGTCCCACCAAAGATGGACGCACACATAATGTTTCCCCACCTCACTCAGCCGAAATGCAGTAAACGACACACCAACATCAAAGTGCAGGCACTTGGCAGTCGGGAGGAGTTTTACAGCCGCAGGGAGGATGAGGAGGCGGATAATGAAATTACTGTTTCAGAGAGTTTTTACCTCAATATGTCCAACTGTATGCCTGAAAGAGGAGACTTCAGCGTCTTCACCAAGATCACCCTGAAGAAGA ACCAACTGTTGACTATCATTGTGAGTGTAGTGGCTGCAGTGTTGGCGATTTTTATTATTGTGCTAGTAGCGGTCTGTGTCGTAATTAG gaagaagaagaagaagctggcCCATCAGGTGTCCATCTACAATCCCAATGGCACCAGTTTTCTGCCAGGATACAACCCCAGACCATCTGATGACGACGATTCTCATGTGTACGCTTCCATCGAGGACTCTCTGGTCTACACTCATCTGTTGAGGAAAGGGGCAGAGATGGGCATCTACGGAGAGCATGACGCCTACCGGTCTTACCCGGGCCACACAGACTCTCAAAAACCACTGGTCTCCAAGGATTCCGGTCCAGATGGCGTGGAGGTCAGCACCTACCAGCAGTTCCAACAACAGCCTCCTTCGCTTCCCAACAGACCTCCGAGCCATTTGAAGCCCATGGTGGACAATGAGATTTACCAAAGCGAGGAAGAACAGGGAGCGGGTCTGGGTCTTCGGCTGGACCCAGAGGGAGGGAACTGA
- the clec3ba gene encoding tetranectin, producing the protein MGVRTVLLMFCLLLLTQYTLQQTTSKKRNGKKDSNNSAIEELKKQINDIVQEVNLLKEQQALQTVCLRGTKVLGKCFLADPVKKNFHTASDDCIAKGGSLSTPLTGDENDQLYNYVRQSIGPEEHIWLGVNDMVTDGHWVDQSGSSVRFKNWETEITLQPDGGRSQNCAILSTTANGKWFDESCRAEKASVCEFNIV; encoded by the exons ATGGGTGTAAGAACAGTCCTGTTGATGTTTTGCCTTCTGCTGCTGACACAATACACCCTCCAGCAGACCACCTCAAAGAAAAGAAATGGCAAGAAAG ACTCAAATAATAGTGCGATTGAGGAGCTGAAGAAGCAGATCAATGACATTGTTCAAGAGGTGAATTTGTTGAAAGAGCAGCAAGCGTTACAAACAG TTTGCTTGAGAGGCACAAAGGTCCTTGGTAAGTGTTTTCTGGCTGATCCAGTGAAGAAGAACTTCCACACAGCCAGTGACGACTGCATCGCCAAGGGAGGCAGCCTGAGCACACCTCTGACAGGAGATGAGAACGACCAGCTCTACAACTACGTCCGCCAGAGCATCGGCCCAGAGGAGCACATCTGGCTGGGCGTCAACGACATGGTGACTGACGGCCACTGGGTGGACCAATCAGGATCCAGCGTGCGCTTTAAGAACTGGGAGACAGAGATCACCCTGCAGCCGGATGGAGGGCGCAGCCAGAACTGTGCCATCCTGTCCACCACGGCCAACGGGAAGTGGTTTGATGAGAGTTGCAGAGCTGAGAAGGCCTCGGTGTGTGAGTTTAACATTGTCTGA